One part of the Mya arenaria isolate MELC-2E11 chromosome 3, ASM2691426v1 genome encodes these proteins:
- the LOC128226206 gene encoding uncharacterized protein LOC128226206 — translation MLKLKIIFLFSWFLCYVCDFNSVDSAIYMPNAVKGGLSFRNCNSTPVPLTFEHVDIQPDPVQMDLGYVNLSMNATLTKMIGNSSKVDASLSIRLKTEHGETELCYILGEKCYFSDVCHWSSQRSTSQRDYCSIFWNLTEDY, via the exons ATGCTTAAGcttaagataatatttttattttcatggttTCTATGTTATGTGTGTGATTTTAATTCCGTTGATTCTGCAATATATATG CCAAATGCAGTCAAAGGCGGATTAAGCTTCCGGAATTGTAACAGCACGCCTGTACCCCTCACCTTTGAGCATGTTGACATTCAACCCGACCCCGTGCAAATGGACCTTGGCTACGTCAATCTCAGTATGAATGCAACACTCACGAAGATGATTGGTAATTCGAGCAAGGTTGAT GCCAGTTTGAGCATACGACTGAAGACAGAGCACGGTGAAACGGAGCTTTGCTATATTCTTGGAGAGAAATGTTACTTTTCTGACGTTTGCCACTGGTCAAGTCAACGCTCAACGTCCCAACGT GACTATTGCAGTATTTTCTGGAACCTTACCGAGGACTATTGA
- the LOC128229371 gene encoding uncharacterized protein LOC128229371 produces the protein MLKLKIIFLFSWFLCYVCDFNSVDSAIYMPNEVKGGLSFRNCNSTPVPLTFEHVDIQPDPVQMDLGYVNLSMNATLTKMIGNSSKVDASLSIRLKTEHGETELCYILGEKCYVSDVCHWVKSTLNIPTCTFPPFQGKLFHKRRHFTDLPFIVKGQFTIKANVRELGEPVACLEWTMCLNDCSLL, from the exons ATGCTTAAGcttaagataatatttttattttcatggttTCTATGTTATGTGTGTGATTTTAATTCCGTTGATTCTGCAATATATATG CCAAATGAAGTCAAAGGCGGATTAAGCTTCCGGAATTGTAACAGCACGCCTGTACCCCTCACCTTTGAGCATGTTGACATTCAACCCGACCCCGTGCAAATGGACCTTGGCTACGTCAATCTCAGTATGAATGCAACACTCACGAAGATGATTGGTAATTCGAGCAAGGTTGAT GCCAGTTTGAGCATACGACTGAAGACAGAGCACGGTGAAACGGAGCTTTGCTATATTCTTGGAGAGAAATGTTACGTTTCTGACGTTTGCCACTGGGTCAAGTCAACGCTCAACATCCCAACGTGTACTTTTCCAccg TTTCAAGGTAAGTTGTTTCACAAAAGACGACACTTCACAGATCTGCCGTTCATAGTGAAGGGACAATTTACAATCAAAGCAAACGTCAGAGAATTAGGGGAGCCAGTGGCATGCCTAGAATGGACCATGTGCTTGAA TGATTGCAGTTTACTTTGA